A genomic region of Pseudomonas migulae contains the following coding sequences:
- a CDS encoding vWA domain-containing protein, which translates to MLNGRPRQRQDVLFHLRTRSPHELWLVIVDASASTRRHQALSDAKGLLAQLFDDAYRQRARLALMTASGHAPAWQVQGLKASTGLRHWLDGLGAGGGTPLLAALGEAGRWLAARQKRFPAEQQRLLLVTDGRLKEWSGVSALECPGLLIDIERGPIRLGRARQLAAEMQADYRHIDELI; encoded by the coding sequence TTGCTCAATGGCCGTCCTCGTCAACGCCAGGATGTGCTGTTTCATCTGCGCACCCGTTCGCCCCACGAGTTGTGGCTGGTGATCGTCGACGCTTCGGCTTCCACGCGCCGGCACCAGGCATTGAGCGATGCGAAGGGTTTGCTGGCGCAATTGTTCGACGACGCTTACCGCCAGCGCGCGCGCCTGGCGTTGATGACGGCCAGCGGTCACGCACCCGCGTGGCAAGTGCAGGGTTTGAAAGCGTCCACCGGTCTACGGCACTGGCTCGATGGCCTCGGCGCGGGCGGTGGCACGCCGTTGCTGGCGGCGCTCGGCGAGGCGGGGCGATGGCTCGCGGCACGGCAAAAACGCTTTCCGGCGGAGCAGCAGCGGTTGTTGCTGGTGACGGATGGGCGATTGAAGGAGTGGTCGGGGGTGTCGGCGCTGGAGTGTCCGGGGTTGTTGATCGACATTGAGCGCGGGCCGATTCGGTTGGGGCGGGCGAGGCAGTTGGCGGCAGAGATGCAGGCAGATTATCGGCATATCGATGAGCTGATTTAA
- a CDS encoding ATP-binding protein encodes MTDTPHFPLSAVVGADDLKLALYLTAIDPKIGGVLIEGPRGMAKSTLARGLADLLASGQFVTLPLGATEERLVGTLDLDAALSEGRAQFSPGVLAKADGGVLYVDEVNLLPDHLVDLLLDVAASGTNLIERDGISHRHSAKFVLIGTMNPEEGELRPQLLDRFGLNVALGGHTAPAQRGQIIRRRLDFDSDPQRFCAEWESQQQSLRERCENARNTLASIPLDDEALAQITERCFAAGVDGLRADLVWLRAARAHAAWRGASAIAENDIDAVAEFALRHRRREQSPPAPQQARQPSPQPSSPSEGQGQWGEMPAQALPVGARREVPSWPKKP; translated from the coding sequence ATGACCGACACCCCGCATTTCCCCTTGTCCGCCGTGGTCGGCGCCGACGACTTGAAACTCGCCCTGTACCTCACCGCCATCGACCCGAAAATCGGCGGCGTGCTGATCGAAGGCCCGCGCGGCATGGCCAAATCCACCCTGGCCCGAGGCCTCGCGGACCTGCTCGCCAGCGGTCAATTCGTCACCTTGCCGCTCGGTGCCACGGAAGAACGCCTGGTCGGCACCCTCGACCTCGACGCGGCCCTGAGCGAAGGTCGCGCACAGTTTTCTCCCGGCGTGCTGGCCAAGGCTGACGGCGGTGTGCTGTACGTCGATGAAGTCAATCTGCTGCCCGATCACCTCGTGGACCTGCTGCTCGACGTCGCGGCCAGCGGCACCAACCTGATCGAGCGCGATGGCATTTCCCATCGGCATTCGGCGAAGTTCGTGCTGATCGGCACGATGAACCCGGAAGAGGGCGAGCTGCGGCCGCAACTGCTCGACCGCTTTGGCTTGAACGTGGCGCTCGGTGGCCATACTGCACCGGCCCAACGGGGGCAGATCATCCGCCGGCGTCTGGATTTCGACAGCGATCCGCAACGGTTCTGCGCTGAGTGGGAGAGCCAGCAGCAGTCGCTGCGTGAACGGTGCGAGAACGCGCGCAACACGCTGGCGAGCATCCCCCTCGACGATGAAGCGCTGGCACAGATTACCGAGCGCTGTTTCGCCGCCGGTGTCGATGGCCTGCGCGCCGACCTGGTCTGGCTGCGTGCCGCTCGTGCCCACGCGGCGTGGCGCGGGGCGAGCGCCATTGCCGAAAACGATATCGACGCTGTGGCCGAATTTGCCTTGCGTCACCGTCGTCGCGAACAATCACCACCGGCGCCGCAACAGGCCCGGCAACCCTCGCCACAACCGTCCAGCCCGAGTGAAGGCCAGGGCCAGTGGGGCGAAATGCCTGCCCAGGCGCTGCCGGTCGGTGCGCGACGTGAAGTGCCGAGCTGGCCAAAAAAGCCCTAG
- the cobN gene encoding cobaltochelatase subunit CobN: MHLLRTQPGGFVSDDNIADLGQTPAELVILCSGDSSLALLAEAAQQLPDDYPSVRLANPMQVQNHASVDLYVDEVLRHAKVILISLHGGIAYWRYGVERLVELSQRGVQLILVPGDDRPDPELSDLSTVIAEDRDRLWHYLRQGGMANALDLFRCVANRWLDRDYTWAEPQTLPRTAIYHPQKSPAALSDWQAEWHADQPVAAVLFYRSHLQAANTAFIDVFCQRLQAAGLNPLPIAVASLKEPGCLTVVEDWLDEVEAGVILNTTGFAQSSPEAPHLRPFRRNIPVIQAICAQDNEPGWRASEQGLGPRDLAMHIALPELDGRIISRPISFKDLAWRSERSQSDVVCYRPAPERMDFVAELARRWIDLARLPNSEKRIALILANYPTRDGRIGNGVGLDTPAAALNILRALHAQGYPLPAELPDSGTALIQQLLGGVSNDLDTLDQRPCHQSLALDDYNLMFDALPEANRQAVLERWGAPEGDPMFRGGRMMIAGLRFGLTFIGIQPARGYQVDPSAVYHDPDLVPPHGYLAFYFWLRNTYGAHGVIHVGKHGNLEWLPGKGVGLSDNCWPDALLGPLPNIYPFIVNDPGEGAQAKRRTQAVIIDHLMPPLTRAETYGPLRNLELLADEYYEAQLLDPRRARELQRDILQLVRDTHIDRELLLDEKLDSDADAAIWLPRLDTYLCDLKESQIRDGLHIFGESPTGRLRIDTLLALLRIPRGDGRGAQSSVLRALAKAFELGFDPLDCALAEPWVGPRPDALSAISDELWRTAGDTRERLELFAAQLIEQTLNTDAEPGGIEPLWRGSLLPLVREADPKNGTAAQSSGSKLPRHTSPFPKEGWDEIGAILDNLREVVAPRLDACGPAEMRGLLDALGGRFVPAGPSGAPSRGRLDVLPTGRNFYSVDVRNLPTTTAWRIGFQSANLILERHLQDHGDHLRQLGLSVWGTATMRTGGDDIAQAMALMGVRPVWATGSQRVDDFEILPLSLLDRPRVDVTLRVSGFFRDAFANLIRLFDAAVQAVAALDEPDDLNPLAAKVRAERETLLQSGLDEEAAKRQAGWRIFGAKPGAYGAGVQGAIDGRLWQSREDLAEVYLNWGGYAYGGSDEGTAAREQFAQRLSQVQAVLQNQDNREHDLLDSNDYYQFQGGMLAAVESLSGEAAASYHGDHSQPDLPKIRTLKEELNRVIRSRAANPKWIDGVKRHGYKGAFELAATVDNLFAFDATTQLIDDHQYALLADAYLLDPATRDFVREHNPHALRDMTERMLEAQQRGMWKDPGEYREALENLLLDIEEDS, translated from the coding sequence ATGCACCTGCTCAGGACCCAGCCCGGCGGTTTCGTGTCGGATGACAACATTGCCGACCTTGGACAAACCCCCGCCGAGTTGGTGATCCTGTGCAGCGGCGATTCCAGCCTGGCGCTGCTCGCCGAAGCGGCGCAGCAGTTGCCGGACGATTACCCGAGCGTGCGTCTGGCGAACCCGATGCAGGTGCAAAATCACGCGTCGGTCGACCTGTATGTCGATGAAGTACTGCGCCACGCCAAGGTGATTTTGATTTCGTTGCACGGCGGCATCGCTTATTGGCGTTACGGCGTCGAACGTCTGGTCGAACTTTCGCAGCGCGGTGTGCAGCTGATTCTGGTGCCCGGCGATGATCGCCCGGACCCGGAGCTCAGCGACCTCAGCACCGTGATTGCCGAAGACCGCGACCGGCTCTGGCATTACCTGCGCCAGGGCGGCATGGCCAACGCCCTCGATCTGTTTCGCTGCGTGGCCAATCGCTGGCTGGATCGCGACTACACGTGGGCCGAGCCACAAACCCTGCCGCGCACCGCGATCTACCACCCGCAAAAAAGCCCCGCTGCACTGAGTGATTGGCAAGCCGAATGGCACGCCGATCAACCGGTGGCGGCGGTGCTGTTTTACCGCTCGCATTTGCAAGCGGCGAACACCGCGTTCATTGATGTTTTCTGCCAGCGTTTGCAAGCGGCGGGGTTGAACCCTTTGCCGATTGCCGTGGCCAGTTTGAAGGAGCCCGGCTGCCTGACGGTGGTTGAGGACTGGCTGGATGAAGTCGAAGCAGGGGTGATTCTCAACACCACCGGTTTCGCTCAATCCAGCCCCGAAGCGCCGCACTTGCGGCCGTTTCGCCGCAATATCCCGGTGATCCAGGCGATCTGCGCTCAGGACAACGAACCCGGTTGGCGTGCCAGCGAACAGGGCCTCGGCCCGCGGGATCTGGCGATGCACATCGCGCTGCCGGAACTGGATGGGCGGATCATCAGCCGCCCGATCAGCTTCAAGGACCTGGCATGGCGCAGCGAGCGCAGTCAGTCCGATGTGGTCTGCTACCGACCTGCACCGGAACGCATGGATTTTGTCGCCGAACTGGCGCGGCGCTGGATCGATCTGGCGCGACTGCCGAACAGCGAAAAACGCATCGCGTTGATCCTCGCCAATTACCCGACCCGTGACGGGCGCATTGGCAATGGCGTCGGCCTCGATACACCGGCCGCAGCGTTGAACATCCTCCGTGCGTTACACGCACAGGGTTATCCGCTGCCCGCCGAACTGCCGGACAGCGGCACCGCGTTGATCCAGCAATTGCTCGGCGGTGTCAGCAACGATCTCGATACCCTCGACCAGCGTCCGTGTCATCAAAGCCTGGCGCTGGACGACTACAACCTGATGTTCGACGCCTTGCCCGAGGCCAACCGCCAGGCCGTGCTGGAACGCTGGGGCGCGCCCGAAGGCGACCCGATGTTCCGTGGCGGACGGATGATGATCGCCGGGCTGCGTTTCGGCCTGACCTTCATCGGCATTCAACCGGCGCGCGGTTATCAAGTCGATCCGAGCGCGGTGTATCACGACCCGGACCTGGTGCCGCCCCACGGCTACCTGGCGTTCTACTTCTGGTTGCGCAACACCTACGGCGCCCACGGCGTGATCCACGTCGGCAAACACGGCAACCTCGAATGGCTGCCGGGCAAAGGCGTCGGGCTGTCGGACAACTGCTGGCCGGACGCGTTGCTCGGGCCGCTGCCGAACATCTATCCGTTCATCGTCAACGACCCGGGCGAGGGCGCCCAGGCCAAGCGTCGCACCCAGGCGGTGATCATCGATCACTTGATGCCACCGCTGACCCGCGCCGAAACCTACGGCCCGCTGCGTAATCTCGAGCTGCTGGCCGACGAGTATTACGAAGCGCAACTGCTTGATCCGCGTCGCGCCCGGGAGTTGCAGCGCGACATCCTGCAATTGGTGCGCGACACCCACATCGACCGCGAGCTGCTGCTGGACGAGAAGCTCGACAGCGATGCTGACGCGGCGATCTGGTTGCCGCGCCTCGACACTTACCTGTGCGACTTGAAAGAGTCGCAGATCCGTGACGGCCTGCACATCTTCGGCGAGTCGCCGACCGGACGGTTGCGCATCGATACGTTGCTGGCCTTGCTGCGCATTCCCCGTGGCGACGGGCGAGGGGCGCAATCGAGTGTACTGCGGGCGTTGGCCAAGGCTTTTGAATTGGGTTTCGATCCTCTGGATTGTGCGTTGGCGGAGCCTTGGGTTGGGCCTCGGCCGGATGCCTTGTCAGCGATCAGCGATGAACTTTGGCGCACGGCGGGCGATACGCGCGAACGCTTGGAGCTGTTCGCCGCGCAACTCATCGAGCAAACCCTGAATACCGACGCCGAACCCGGTGGGATCGAGCCTTTGTGGCGAGGGAGCTTGCTCCCGTTGGTTCGCGAAGCGGACCCAAAAAACGGGACTGCTGCGCAGTCCAGCGGGAGCAAGCTCCCTCGCCACACAAGCCCGTTCCCTAAAGAAGGTTGGGATGAGATTGGCGCCATCCTCGACAACCTGCGCGAAGTGGTCGCGCCGCGCCTGGACGCCTGCGGCCCGGCGGAAATGCGCGGTCTGCTCGACGCCCTCGGCGGTCGTTTCGTCCCGGCCGGCCCTAGCGGCGCGCCAAGTCGTGGTCGCCTGGACGTGCTGCCGACCGGGCGCAATTTCTACTCGGTGGACGTGCGCAACCTGCCGACCACCACCGCCTGGCGCATCGGTTTCCAGTCGGCGAACCTGATTCTTGAGCGGCACTTGCAGGATCACGGTGATCACCTGCGTCAGCTCGGCCTGTCGGTCTGGGGCACCGCGACCATGCGCACCGGCGGCGATGACATCGCCCAAGCCATGGCGTTGATGGGCGTGCGGCCGGTCTGGGCGACGGGCAGTCAGCGCGTCGACGATTTCGAGATTCTGCCGCTGAGCCTGCTCGACCGTCCGCGGGTCGACGTGACCCTGCGCGTGTCCGGTTTCTTCCGTGATGCGTTTGCCAATCTGATCCGTCTGTTCGACGCCGCCGTGCAGGCGGTCGCTGCGCTGGATGAGCCGGACGATCTCAATCCATTGGCCGCCAAGGTCCGCGCCGAGCGGGAAACGCTGCTGCAATCGGGGCTCGATGAAGAAGCGGCCAAGCGTCAGGCCGGTTGGCGCATCTTCGGTGCCAAGCCCGGTGCCTATGGCGCAGGTGTGCAGGGCGCCATCGACGGTCGTTTGTGGCAAAGCCGCGAGGACCTGGCCGAGGTGTACCTGAACTGGGGCGGTTACGCGTATGGCGGTTCCGACGAAGGCACCGCCGCCCGCGAACAGTTTGCCCAGCGCCTGAGCCAGGTTCAGGCCGTGCTGCAAAACCAGGACAACCGCGAGCATGACTTGCTCGATTCCAACGATTATTACCAGTTCCAGGGCGGCATGCTCGCCGCCGTGGAAAGCCTGAGCGGCGAAGCGGCGGCCAGTTACCATGGCGATCACAGTCAACCGGACCTGCCGAAGATTCGCACGTTGAAGGAAGAACTGAATCGGGTTATCCGCTCGCGGGCGGCCAACCCGAAGTGGATCGACGGAGTGAAGCGCCACGGCTACAAAGGCGCGTTTGAGCTGGCGGCGACGGTCGATAACCTGTTTGCCTTCGACGCGACGACGCAGCTGATTGACGATCACCAATACGCGTTGCTGGCCGATGCGTATTTGCTGGACCCGGCGACGCGGGATTTTGTTCGTGAGCATAATCCGCATGCCCTGCGCGACATGACCGAACGGATGCTGGAAGCGCAGCAGCGCGGGATGTGGAAAGATCCGGGCGAATACCGCGAGGCGCTGGAGAATTTGTTGTTGGACATAGAAGAAGACAGCTGA
- the cobW gene encoding cobalamin biosynthesis protein CobW gives MKTLAKLPVTIVTGFLGSGKTTLLRHMLDNAQGRRIAVIVNEFGELGIDGEILKQCSIGCTEEEANGRVYELANGCLCCTVQEEFFPVMRELVARRGDLDHILIETSGLALPKPLVQAFQWPEIRSACTVDAVITVVDSPAVAAGTFAAFPDQVDAQRKLDPNLDHESPLHELFADQLASADLVILNKADLISPEDLARVRLEVAEELPPAVKIIEASSGRLPLDVLIGLGAGSEEHIDSRHSHHDHHHEGEDDHDHDAFDSISIELPQADESLLLDALTQLVVKHGILRVKGFAAIPNKPMRLLIQGVGTRFDKHFDRQWGADEARTTRLVLIGQELDAVQLEAQLRAALSV, from the coding sequence ATGAAAACACTGGCCAAACTTCCCGTCACCATCGTTACCGGCTTCCTCGGCTCGGGCAAGACCACCTTGCTGCGGCACATGCTCGACAACGCTCAGGGCCGCCGCATCGCGGTGATCGTCAACGAGTTCGGCGAACTGGGCATCGACGGCGAAATCCTCAAGCAATGCTCCATCGGCTGCACCGAAGAAGAAGCCAACGGTCGGGTCTACGAACTGGCCAACGGCTGCCTGTGCTGCACCGTCCAGGAAGAGTTCTTCCCGGTGATGCGCGAACTGGTCGCCCGTCGTGGCGACCTCGATCACATCCTGATCGAAACGTCGGGCCTGGCCCTGCCAAAGCCTTTGGTCCAAGCCTTCCAGTGGCCGGAAATCCGCAGCGCCTGCACGGTTGACGCGGTGATCACCGTCGTCGACAGCCCGGCCGTTGCCGCCGGCACCTTCGCCGCTTTCCCGGACCAGGTCGACGCCCAGCGCAAACTCGATCCGAACCTGGACCACGAATCGCCCCTGCACGAACTGTTCGCCGACCAACTGGCCAGCGCCGACCTGGTGATCCTCAACAAGGCCGACCTGATCAGCCCGGAAGACCTGGCCCGCGTACGCCTGGAAGTCGCTGAAGAACTGCCGCCAGCGGTGAAAATCATCGAAGCCAGCAGCGGTCGCTTGCCACTGGACGTGCTGATCGGCCTCGGTGCCGGTTCCGAAGAACACATCGACAGCCGCCACAGTCATCACGATCACCACCATGAAGGCGAAGATGATCACGATCACGACGCGTTCGACTCCATTTCCATCGAACTGCCACAAGCCGACGAAAGTCTGCTGCTGGACGCGCTGACCCAACTGGTGGTCAAGCACGGCATTCTGCGGGTCAAAGGTTTCGCCGCGATTCCGAACAAGCCGATGCGCCTGCTGATCCAGGGCGTGGGCACGCGTTTCGACAAGCACTTCGACCGTCAGTGGGGCGCCGATGAAGCGCGCACCACGCGTCTGGTGTTGATCGGTCAGGAGCTGGATGCCGTGCAACTCGAAGCGCAACTGCGCGCCGCGCTCAGCGTCTGA
- a CDS encoding CbtB domain-containing protein translates to MSIISSTGHTSATTTTTTLAQRLTAAICASILGACLVYFAGFSHIEAVHNAAHDTRHSSAFPCH, encoded by the coding sequence ATGTCGATCATCAGCAGCACCGGCCACACATCCGCCACCACCACCACTACCACCTTGGCTCAACGCCTGACCGCTGCCATCTGCGCATCGATCCTTGGCGCGTGCCTCGTGTATTTCGCCGGTTTCTCGCACATCGAAGCGGTGCACAATGCCGCGCACGATACCCGTCACAGCTCCGCGTTCCCGTGCCACTGA
- a CDS encoding CbtA family protein, with amino-acid sequence MIKRIAQTAGFTGLLAALLLTLLQSFWVAPLILQAETYEKSEPAAVEVHEHAAGAAAHTHDAEAWEPEDGWQRVLSTTGGNLVVAVGFALMLAGLYTLRAPTKTSQGLLWGLAGYATFVLAPTLGLPPELPGTAAADLAQRQIWWIGTAASTAVGIALIVFSRHWLMKLLGVAILAVPHVIGAPQPEVHSMLAPEALEAQFKIASQLTNVAFWLALGLISAWLFRRKSDGQYHA; translated from the coding sequence ATGATCAAGCGTATTGCGCAAACCGCAGGTTTCACCGGGCTGCTGGCAGCCCTGTTGCTGACCCTGCTGCAAAGTTTCTGGGTCGCACCGCTGATTCTGCAAGCCGAGACTTACGAAAAATCTGAGCCTGCGGCTGTTGAAGTTCATGAACACGCCGCTGGCGCCGCCGCTCACACCCACGATGCCGAAGCCTGGGAACCGGAAGACGGCTGGCAGCGCGTGTTGTCGACCACCGGCGGCAATCTGGTGGTTGCAGTCGGTTTTGCCCTGATGCTCGCCGGTCTCTACACCTTGCGTGCGCCGACCAAAACCTCCCAAGGCCTGCTCTGGGGCCTGGCCGGTTACGCCACGTTTGTACTGGCACCGACCCTCGGCCTGCCACCGGAACTGCCGGGCACTGCCGCGGCGGACCTGGCACAACGACAAATCTGGTGGATCGGCACGGCAGCGTCCACCGCTGTCGGCATCGCGCTGATCGTGTTCAGCCGTCATTGGCTGATGAAGCTCCTGGGCGTGGCGATTCTCGCCGTTCCTCACGTCATTGGCGCCCCGCAACCGGAAGTGCACTCGATGCTCGCGCCGGAAGCCCTGGAAGCCCAGTTCAAAATCGCTTCGCAGCTGACCAACGTCGCGTTCTGGCTGGCCCTGGGCCTGATCAGCGCCTGGTTGTTCCGCCGCAAAAGCGATGGCCAATACCACGCATGA
- a CDS encoding cobalamin biosynthesis protein, whose amino-acid sequence MTDTGTAPTLVVGLGCQRGCPVSTLRALLDQALQAHHIELHQIKALASIDLKRDEPGLVELAEQLGLPLMYFNSQQLEGYKPQLSHLSDIAFERTGCYGVAESTALALAEQLAQAPAKLLISRQKYAQATLALACTA is encoded by the coding sequence ATGACAGACACTGGCACAGCGCCGACTTTAGTTGTCGGCCTGGGCTGCCAGCGCGGCTGCCCCGTCAGCACGCTGCGGGCGTTACTCGATCAGGCATTACAGGCTCATCACATCGAACTTCACCAGATCAAGGCCTTGGCCAGCATCGACCTGAAGCGTGATGAACCCGGCCTGGTCGAGCTCGCCGAACAACTGGGATTGCCGTTGATGTATTTCAATAGCCAGCAACTGGAAGGTTACAAACCGCAACTCAGCCACCTGTCCGACATCGCTTTCGAACGCACCGGCTGCTACGGCGTAGCGGAAAGCACCGCCCTCGCCCTCGCGGAACAACTGGCCCAGGCACCGGCAAAACTGCTGATCTCGCGACAAAAATACGCCCAGGCCACCCTGGCATTGGCCTGCACTGCGTAA
- the cobM gene encoding precorrin-4 C(11)-methyltransferase: MTVYFIGAGPGDPELITVKGQRLIRSCPVIIYAGSLVPAAVLEGHCAEQVVNSAELHLEQIIELIKSAHANGQDVARVHSGDPSLYGAIGEQIRYLRELDIPFEIIPGVTATAACAALLGAELTLPDVSQSVILTRYADKTAMPAGEELGSLAQHGATMAIHLGVNHLQKILVELLPHYGADCPIAVIHRATWPDQDWVVGTLADIAGKVEAKGFRRTALILVGRVLGSDHFSESSLYRAGHAHLYRP, from the coding sequence ATGACCGTCTATTTCATTGGCGCAGGTCCCGGCGACCCGGAACTGATCACCGTCAAAGGCCAGCGGCTGATCCGGAGCTGCCCGGTGATCATCTACGCCGGCTCCCTGGTGCCCGCCGCGGTGCTGGAAGGCCATTGCGCCGAACAGGTGGTCAACAGCGCCGAACTGCACCTGGAGCAGATCATCGAACTGATCAAGTCTGCCCATGCCAATGGCCAGGATGTGGCACGGGTGCACTCGGGCGATCCAAGCCTTTATGGCGCGATTGGCGAACAGATTCGCTACCTGCGTGAACTCGATATTCCGTTTGAAATCATTCCAGGTGTCACCGCAACGGCGGCCTGTGCGGCGCTTTTGGGCGCCGAGCTGACGTTGCCGGACGTTTCACAGAGCGTGATTCTGACTCGCTACGCGGACAAGACTGCGATGCCGGCCGGTGAGGAATTGGGGAGTCTGGCGCAGCACGGGGCGACCATGGCGATTCACCTGGGGGTGAATCATCTGCAGAAAATCCTGGTTGAATTGCTGCCGCATTACGGCGCGGACTGTCCGATAGCGGTGATTCACCGCGCGACCTGGCCGGATCAGGACTGGGTGGTTGGGACGCTGGCGGATATTGCCGGGAAGGTTGAGGCGAAGGGGTTTCGGCGGACGGCGTTGATTCTGGTCGGTCGGGTGTTGGGGAGCGATCACTTCAGTGAGTCGTCGCTATATCGCGCCGGGCATGCGCATCTCTACAGACCCTGA
- the nfuA gene encoding Fe-S biogenesis protein NfuA has protein sequence MTAITITDAAHDYLADLLSKQNTPGIGIRVFITQPGTQYAETCIAYCKPGEEKPEDTALGLKSFTAYIDSFSEAFLDDAVVDYATDRMGGQLTIKAPNAKVPMVNADSPVNERINYYLQTEINPGLASHGGQVSLIDVVEDGIAVLKFGGGCQGCGQADVTLREGIERTLLERIPELKGVRDVTDHTQKENAYY, from the coding sequence ATGACCGCTATTACCATCACCGACGCCGCCCACGATTACCTGGCTGATCTGCTCTCCAAGCAGAACACCCCGGGCATCGGCATCCGCGTCTTTATCACACAGCCTGGCACCCAGTACGCCGAGACCTGCATTGCTTATTGCAAGCCGGGCGAAGAAAAACCTGAAGACACGGCGCTGGGGCTGAAAAGCTTCACCGCTTACATCGACTCGTTCAGCGAAGCTTTCCTGGACGATGCGGTTGTCGACTACGCCACCGACCGCATGGGCGGCCAGCTGACCATCAAGGCGCCAAACGCCAAAGTCCCGATGGTCAACGCCGACAGCCCGGTCAACGAGCGCATCAACTACTACCTGCAAACCGAGATCAACCCGGGGCTCGCCAGTCACGGCGGTCAGGTCAGCCTGATCGATGTGGTCGAAGACGGCATCGCCGTGTTGAAGTTCGGCGGTGGTTGCCAGGGCTGCGGCCAGGCAGACGTCACCCTGCGTGAAGGCATTGAGCGCACCTTGCTCGAGCGCATTCCCGAGCTCAAAGGTGTACGTGACGTGACCGACCACACGCAGAAAGAAAACGCCTACTACTAA
- a CDS encoding acyltransferase family protein — protein MLISVQALRALAAWTVVCHHFMQIFFDFKARGPIGQMFIDKGAVGVDVFFVISGLVIFLSTEGKSLPPGRFLLYRLFRIVPAYWLYTVLMALVVVFARPVLPDQAVDWSHFLLSLLFIPTENPGGYGIYPTLNVGWTLNYEMLFYVLFAWALLFRLQVRLLIVAALLFAVCQAWTGYGWISPFYRSDIVYEFLLGIAIGMLYRRGWIKPGFWLPLLGIGGALLAIYHLAPQPRFLAWGLPSAVLVVACMALERFFEHSRVFKLLGDCSYSVYLMHVLVLSAGGFVAQRYGINAYVMFAVCVVAIGLGSWASYEWVEKSSYRWLKARIDGETSDRGELTLSRQKY, from the coding sequence ATGTTGATTTCAGTACAGGCATTGCGCGCGCTCGCGGCCTGGACGGTGGTTTGCCACCATTTCATGCAGATTTTCTTCGACTTCAAGGCCCGTGGGCCGATCGGTCAGATGTTCATCGACAAGGGGGCGGTGGGTGTCGATGTCTTTTTTGTCATCAGTGGCCTGGTGATTTTCCTGTCCACCGAGGGCAAGTCGCTGCCGCCGGGACGCTTTCTGCTGTATCGGCTGTTTCGCATCGTGCCGGCGTATTGGCTGTACACGGTGCTGATGGCGCTGGTCGTGGTATTCGCCCGACCGGTGTTGCCGGATCAGGCAGTCGACTGGTCGCATTTCCTTCTGTCGCTGTTGTTCATTCCTACGGAAAACCCCGGCGGCTACGGGATTTATCCGACGCTGAATGTCGGCTGGACCCTCAACTACGAAATGCTGTTCTACGTGCTGTTTGCCTGGGCACTGCTGTTCCGCTTGCAAGTTCGACTGCTGATTGTTGCTGCGCTGCTGTTTGCTGTGTGTCAGGCGTGGACCGGTTACGGCTGGATCAGCCCGTTCTACCGTTCGGACATCGTCTATGAGTTCCTGCTCGGGATTGCCATTGGCATGCTCTACCGACGCGGCTGGATCAAACCCGGTTTCTGGCTGCCATTGCTGGGCATTGGCGGCGCGTTGCTGGCGATTTATCACTTGGCGCCGCAGCCGCGGTTCCTGGCCTGGGGCCTGCCGAGTGCGGTATTGGTGGTGGCCTGCATGGCGCTGGAGCGGTTTTTCGAGCACAGCCGAGTGTTCAAACTGCTGGGGGATTGTTCCTACTCGGTGTACCTGATGCACGTGTTGGTGCTGTCCGCCGGAGGCTTTGTCGCACAGCGTTATGGCATCAATGCCTACGTCATGTTCGCCGTTTGCGTCGTGGCCATTGGACTGGGATCGTGGGCAAGTTACGAATGGGTGGAGAAAAGCAGCTATCGGTGGCTTAAAGCCAGGATTGACGGCGAAACGTCCGATCGGGGCGAGCTGACGCTTTCCCGACAAAAATACTAG